From Solibaculum mannosilyticum:
TCCTTTTATCAGATCAACCCCGTCCAAACCGAGGTCTTATACAAAAAAGCCATGGAGTTGGCCGGTCTCTCCGGCAAAGAACGGGTCATCGACGCCTACTGCGGCATCGGCACCATTGGTTTAATCGCCAGCCGTCAGGCTCAGCAGGTCATCGGGGTGGAGGTCAACAGGGACGCTGTCAAGGACGCTATCGTCAATATGCGGCGCAACAGCATTCAAAACGCCCGGTTTTATCACGCCGATGCCGGCCAGTTCCTCACCGATATGGCAAACGACGGGCAATCGGCTGACGTGGTCTTTCTGGATCCGCCCCGGGCCGGCAGTGATCAGGCGTTCCTTTCGTCTTTGGTGACGCTGTCCCCTGCGCGTATTGTCTATATCTCCTGTAATCCCGAGACACAGCGGAGGGATCTCCTCTTCCTAACCCAGCGTGGATACCAGGTACGGGCCATCCAGCCGGTGGATATGTTTCCTCACACCAATCATATCGAATGCTGTGTTCTTTTACAGAAGATTCCGTCTAAAAAGGGGAGGTAACTGAAAAGATATGGAAAACAAAACAGTATCCTGGGATGAAAAAGATATTCTGACTGTTGTCGAGCAATATCAAAAGGCCCTCGGCCTGCTGGATGCATATGATCATCAAACTATGGAACGGCCTCAAGGTCATAAAGATGTCTATCGATTGACCTACCAGGAGTGCAAACAGGTGATTGCCAGCATGTCCTTTGGAAAAGAAAGCCAGCTGTTCGGCAATGAAAAGGATGATTCTTTTCAAGGCAGTATTGCAGCCATCTATCAGACCTTCGGCGAAAAAGAGGTGTATT
This genomic window contains:
- a CDS encoding type II toxin-antitoxin system death-on-curing family toxin, with amino-acid sequence MENKTVSWDEKDILTVVEQYQKALGLLDAYDHQTMERPQGHKDVYRLTYQECKQVIASMSFGKESQLFGNEKDDSFQGSIAAIYQTFGEKEVYSSLEEKAANLLYFVTKNHSFSDGNKRIAAAIFLYFLHKNGILFADGRKRLDDSALVSLTILIAQSKPSEKDMMTRLIMNCLI